From Melospiza melodia melodia isolate bMelMel2 chromosome 2, bMelMel2.pri, whole genome shotgun sequence:
GAGCTGTGCCCGGGCGCCCACGCAGAGGCCCGGCGGATGCCCTCGCCGGTGGAGCGCCGGCTGGCGCATCTCTGCGGCCGGGGGCTTCGCCCGACGGCGGCCACAGCGATGAGGGGCAGGTCCCGGACCCAGGCTGGGAACAAAGACGCGGGGCTGGGGAAGGCGGCGGGCGAGGCAGTGGGGACGAGACATCCCGGAGGCGAGGGGACAGAGAGAGGCCGTCGGCACCGGGGGGCAGACCTGGTGCCACAGGTGGGAAAGGCACCGGGGGGCTGGCAGGGAAGCTGCGCCGGCGGAGACCGCGGCTGCAGCCGGCAAAATAAACAAGTGGGAGCGGGCTGAAAGCTGGGCTGAAAGCGAAGGAGAGcgataaagagaaagaaaagaatatTAAATCGCGAGAGAATGAGAAAATAACCCCgccaaagggagaggaggggagaggcCGCCTGCTACGGCGTGGGTGGGGTCGACAAGAATAGAGTACATTATGCAGTTCATTTAGTTAACAAGGGAAATAATGAGGGAGCGTGCGGCGTGAATGCCAAGAGAAGAGCCACAGAAAGCCCATTGAGCGCCCGGCGCCGCCATCACATGGCGCGGGCGCTATTTAAAGCGGGCGGCGGGCGCCGTTCAGCACCACTCGGGCTGGCCAGCGGCGCCGGGCGGGCGCTGCGCGGGGCGCTgcgcggggctgcgcggggcAATGCCGCGCTCCTTCCTGGTGGACTCGCTGGTGCTGCGGGAGGCGGGCGAGAAGAAGGGGGAGGGCAGTCCTCCGCCGCCGCTCTTCCCCTACGCCGTGCACCCCTCGCACCCGCTGCCCGGGCTGCCGGCCGGAGCCTGCCACGCTCGCAAGGCCGGGCTGCTCTGCGTCTGCCCGCTCTGTGTCACCGCCTCCCAGCTgcacccgccgccgcccgccatCCCCCTCATCAAggcttccttccctcccttcggCTCCCAGTACTGCCACTCGCCCCTGGCCCGCCAGCAGCACTCCGTCTCCGCCGTCAGCGTCGGGCACGCACCGGCGCTCTACCAGGGCGCCTACCCGCTGCCCGACCCGCGGCAGTTCCACTGCATCTCCGTGGGTAAGGCGGGCAGGGGCGGCCAGCGGGGGTGCATGCCTGCATGGCAGAGGTGGGCGCTGCGGGGAGGcgatggggaccctgggggaccCTGCCGAGAGGGGTGCCTGCCCAGCGCACGGGGCTGGACGGGAGTGCCGGCGCCTCTCTCCGCCGGTGCCGCGCACGATGCGCTGGGGAATTCCCGCTGCTGCCCGCCGAGCCTCCGAGCCGGGCTGTGCGGACGGGGAGGGAGAGGCGGCCGCGGAACCCTTGAGGGCTCGGAATCCAGCCTGTCAGCGCTTGCTGGGTCTCAGGACCCCCGGGGACGAGGAAGGGCTGCGGTCCCGCAGGGTGGGCCGCAAGCAGGGCTCAGCGGGGACCGGGGAGTGcccggcgcggcggggcgggcggcggaggGTCCGGCCGGTCTGACGGCGCGCTCCTCTCCATTCCCAGACAGCACGTCcagccagctgcccagcagcaagcgGATGCGCACCGCATTCACCAGCacgcagctcctggagctggagagggagttCGCCTCCAACATGTACCTCTCCCGACTGCGGCGAATCGAGATCGCCACCTACCTGAACCTCTCCGAGAAGCAGGTGAAGATCTGGTTCCAGAACCGACGGGTCAAGCACAAGAAAGAAGGCAAAAGTAGCTCCCACCGGGGCGGGGGGGGCGGCCACAGCTGCAAATGCTCGTCCCTTTCCGCCACTAAGTGCTCGGAGGACGACGAGGACTTGCGCATGTCTCCGTCCTCCTCGGGGAAGGACGACAGAGGTCTCGCAGTCACCCCCTAACCACCCGCACACCCACCCCGGCTCCGCAGGAACTGTGGCGAAAGCAGGGGAGGGAGTCCTGCCTGCCCCGGTGCTGACACGCAGCCGAAGGATTTTATACTGTTTTGTATAATTTGTGTAATTTACGAAGGACTTTCTCGCCTTTCTAGACCCCCGGCCCACGGGGACGGGTGTCCCGGCACCCTGGTGTAAATAAACTCCTCCCTAGGACCCCAGGCGTCCCCGCATAGTGCTCTCTCACTTGTCTCCCCGCAGGCGCAGCCCCGGGCCCGGGAAGCTCCTCGCAAACCTCCCCGCGCACCGAGACGGGCGCGGAGTGCGCGGCACGGCCGCTGCGCCCGCCTGGAGGGATGCTGTCCCGGGCTCCCTCCGGTAACTCGGCGGTGCCCAAAAGCGGGCGAACGGACGGGGAGGGTTGAAGGCTGTTGGGGTTACTAtgtttctccccttttttttttttttttttttttttttctttttggtttcctTTACAAAACGGTTTTGTTTTGACTTCGTCGCTGCCGGGCGCACAACTGTGCTTGTACCGTTCCGTCCCACTCCCTCCCCGCGggagatatttatttatttatttatgtccaGAGAAACGATGATGGCGATGAAAATAATGATTGTGATAACAATAAAAGCTCGTTGGTGGTTTATTTCCTTCTCTCCGCGTAGAAAGCAGCGGCTCGGCGTCCGCGGCTGGGAGCACCATCGCTCTCCAACCCTCTCCGCCGCGGCTCGGCACCGGGACCCGCCCGCTCCGGCGAGCGCAGATGACGGGGAGCCCTCCTTTCTCCGTGTCGAGCTGAAGGTACGGGGTGCTTGGGACCCCCGCCTTCTGAGAGAACCCCGGGGGCTCTCTTCGGTCCTCCCCCGCGATGCTAAGGACCGGGCCGGGGAGAGGCTGGGCTGAGCACCTTCCATTGCCATCCCAGCCGCCAGCCTGCCCGCGGCTGTAGGGCCGCATGAACGCCTGGCTGCCGCCGCGACTCGGCCCCTCTGTCCCGGTGTCCGCGGCCGCCGGATAGGAAGGGCTGTCCCAGCCTCCCGCTAACCctccggggctggggccgggtcGGGACCGGCCCTGCCGGGGCTCCCTCCATCACGGCTGCCGGGTCCCGCCAGTCCCGCTCCCGGAGCGCTCTGCCGCCGTTTCCCGTTGCGCCGAGACTCGTCCCGCCGGCTAGCGGGGAGCCCCGTCGGAAGCAGCCGAGAGGTCCCGCGGCCCCGGGGGTGCCACAAGCCGGACTGGCATCAAGCTCCTCGGGTGCGGGACCCCCAGAGCCCGGCGCCCCGGCCGCCGCTCCGGCCGTGCAGGGAAAAGCCCCTTGTGCAGAGACTCCCGCTCCCTTCGGGCTCACGGGGACCGTGTTCAGCGAGTGCAGCGGCCGTCCCTGCGCCCACAGCCTATGCCTCGACTCTCCCCGcgaggctgcagagctgcaccGCCTGGCACAGCGGGATTCGTGCCCTGCCTTCCGCGGAATGTGCTTGGGTCCCTAGGCTACCGTAGGTTCCTGCCCGTACCGGGATGAGACCCAGTTTTCATCCCAGAGCATGTACAAAACATGCACCGGACAGAGGCAGGAGGATGTTGTCCCTCATGGGAAATCCCTGTGGAGAAGGTCAATGCTACTCCACACACAGGCTGAAGTCGATGTGGGAAGCTGTGGGTTTGGCATCCCTGGGCATCAGAGTAAAGGCAGAGCAGGTAAAAGACCCACTGCCGGGACAACATCAAGTCCTGTCCATGAAACAAACCTGTCACCCTCCATCCTTCCCACGACACCCTGTGGGTCTGGGAGATCTATGGTTCCTGCAGCCCCGCCCCACAGATGAGTGGAAAGTGTGACCCTGCAGCCCATGGCACACTGGAGTGGACCTCTCAGGACACTCAGGATAGTGGGAAGTGGGGGGAACGATTAGACATGACAGTGCAGGACAGGCACATGGCAGTACTCTCACCCTGCTGGTCTGGGCTGATTTGTGTTCTGGAAGCTGCAAGGATTTGGTGACACTGGGTAGCTGCATTATCAAGATTGAGGCAAATGGACAAAATGTTCAGGCTCCTTGGTGGCCTTCCTTCATCTACTTACTCCTGGGACCCTTAGACCTCTTACCTCTCCATCTTGGCTTCCTCCTCTGCTGGCTTCCCACATTACCCAGCTGAGATGGGATAGCAGGGCAAGCTTGTAGTTACAACAACCCATGGGCAGCATCTTCCTGGCTCCTTTTCCCTTGACTGTTGGGGGTGAATTTGGCAGGTTTGAGACTAAAATCTGGCCTTGATACAAGAGTCAGTCAGTCTTGCCTGGTGCTTGGCCCCATAATGTTCCCTGCCTGCCCGTTCTTCCCCAGTGGACCAGTTTCAACAGAAAAGACCCCTCAGAGGAACTTATTTTGCACAGCAGGGCCCTGTAGATTTTCCAGCACTCACCTCCCATCCTGCTCATGTTTACCAGGCTTGTTTTGAAAAGTCATTGCAAAATAGAGGCAGAAACAGCCTAATGTAGGTTTAGCAAGGGGTCTGGCATCCTCTTCCAGAGCACTGGCACTGAAGTCAGTGGCACCCGTAGGGGCGTGTGTGTGTGCCCCTCGTGGCTGTTCAGCAGCAGGGGATTGAGCCAGCTGGCTGGCAGGGACATGCAAGGAACACCAGCACTGAGTGTGTGAGTGTTGCTGCTGGAGTGGTGCTGCATCCTTGTCTGCCAGCACCTTCCCACCATGTCTCTGCTCCACCATGGCACAAGCTCTGATGTACAAAATGTGCCTCCTCACACCCCTGTTTTGAGGCAGACAGGGAGAGTTTCTCACCTCTGTGGCAGGGATGATGAGGCAGTGGCACTGCCCACACAGCTTGCTCCCTGCTCACTGTGAAACCTGGGCACCAGCATGCCTGGCAGACAAACACTACCTTGTGCACAAGCACATTTTATCCTTAGGATCCAGAGCTGGTGAGAGCAGCTGGAAAACTTTATGGGTGTGCAGAATCAAGGTCACTATCACATCCTCACTGCAGGCTCAGCAGATGTGGGCTGCAAGGAAGAATTTTTTAGTGATACTGCCCCAGCCAGTGCACACATTACAGAGAGTGTAGGCACACATGCGACTGCATCCTTTATGGACTGAGTTTGTCAGCCAGACAATTTGGAACAATCCTCAGCTCTAAAATGTACCTCATATATGTAAAGTAGCAAAGAGAATTCCCTCATATGGTATAATTTTGTCTGAACAGcagtggagtgtcacaatggatggCCCCAACAAGACAGTATTAATATTCCCCGATGCACGCTGGCCTCTGCTGCAGACCCTGTGTACCTTGCAAAGCCCAGTGGGGCTCTCAGTGCACTTGACAGTCATTATGCCACATCCACATGCAGAGATAATCCCTCCTTAGTTGGGCATTTTTCTAATTTAGTGAGAAATCATTACAGCAAATGCTCAGAGTGTCATTTTCAAGGACTCTGAGGTTGGGCAAATTAAAGTCATTTTGCTGTGGGAAGAGCGTGGGCACCTCTGCTAAAGCGAATGTCATAACATGCCAATTTTCAACTTTCTATCTCTAGCCATTTTGGCAGCAGGTTTCTGAAAGTTACTTAAACATTCTAGCATCTAAAATGCCCAGTCTCACCTGATTCCAACGGGAATCAGATTTATAAATGCACAAAGTGGGTTTGAATATTTTTTAGCATGTACATTTTTGATCATATTTCTGTCTTAAAATTGAATTACTTCTGCCCTAGCATGCAGAGAGGACACTCTTTGGATGCTATGAAGGCTGTAAAGACTGTATCCCAGAGCAAAAGTGACTGTCCTGGCAGGGGAAGGAGGACAAAAGATTATGCTGGGCTTTCTTTTCCACACACTGGCATTGCTGAATTTTGGTGTCCTACACCCCTTCCCATCACATACGCAACCACTCTCTTTTCACAGGCACAAAATGTGAACAAGATATGGATACCTGGAAAAAAACCAAAGGTTTGGAATGAAGAACCTTTTCAACATTATTACCTGTGTACTTACATCTACTTAAtattaattttgctttttttggtcTTACAT
This genomic window contains:
- the GSX1 gene encoding GS homeobox 1; this translates as MPRSFLVDSLVLREAGEKKGEGSPPPPLFPYAVHPSHPLPGLPAGACHARKAGLLCVCPLCVTASQLHPPPPAIPLIKASFPPFGSQYCHSPLARQQHSVSAVSVGHAPALYQGAYPLPDPRQFHCISVDSTSSQLPSSKRMRTAFTSTQLLELEREFASNMYLSRLRRIEIATYLNLSEKQVKIWFQNRRVKHKKEGKSSSHRGGGGGHSCKCSSLSATKCSEDDEDLRMSPSSSGKDDRGLAVTP